CCCCACCGCACTCACGCTTATGGCAGGGCGCTGCCCGGAGGTTGACGTCGAGATCACACAACGGGAGGTCGGACCGGCATTTGAAGGGCTGCTCTCGCATGACTTCGACTTGATCCTCGGTGAGGAATATCCGGGAATGCCGGATCGCGTGCGCGACGGCATCGACCGGGCGGAGCTGCTCAGTGATCCGCTCCGTCTCGTGCTCCCTCCGACCGGGATCCTCAGCGCACGGCCGCAGTCGCTGGCTGACCTCGCGGACGCGCCATGGGCTTTTGACCCTTCGGGGACGATGACGGGTGCGTGGGCGCGCGCAGAATGCCGGAAGGCGGGCTTCGAACCTCGCGTGCGCTTCGACACCCCGGACCCGCTGATGCACGCGCACCTCGTGCGCACCGGACACGCTGTCGCTTTCAGCCCTGCGCTGATCGCGGCGCAGCATCTGGGCGGTACCCAGATCTTCGGGCTTCCCGATGACCCGCACAGGACACTGTTCACCGCGGTTCGCGCTGGACGCAGCGATCACCCAGCCGTGCGTGCCTTCCGCGAGTGCCTCGCTGAGGCAGCATTGACAGAAGAAGCACCCGCTCCCTCATTGGTGCTTGCGCCCGCAGACCGCAGGGCCTGAATCATTCTCGTGGGCGGTACCGGCTCAGGTGGTCTGACCGCGGTGCTGGCCTTCACCAATCTCTTCAACCAACGCGTCGTTGAACGCCGGAAGATCGTCGGGCGTTCGACTCGAGACGAGTCCGTTGTCGACGACGACTTCTTGGTCGACCCAGGTGGCTCCGGCGTTCGTGAGGTCAGTTCGGAGGCTCGGGTAACTCGTGAGCGTCCTCCCGCCGAGCACGTCGGCGTCTGCGAGGATCCACGCGCCGTGGCAGATGACGCCCACCGGCTTGTGTTCGACGAAGAAACCGCGAGCGAATGCGACAGCGTCGTGATCCATGCGGAGATCGTCAGCGTTGACGACGCCTCCGGGAAGCACAAGTGCGTCGAAATCCAGTGCTTTTGCCTCGCGAACCAACATGTCGACAGTCTGTGCGTGTCCGTTTTTACCGGTGATCACATCTGGATTCGGTGAGACCATCGTGGGGACGGCACCTGCCTGTACGAGCGCCTCCCAGGGGCTTATCAGCTCGCTGTCTTCAAAGCCATTCGTGGCGAGAACTGCGACCTTCTTAGCGTTGATGCTCATTGGTACTCCCTTCAGACTCTGCGCGGATACTCCACGCAACGGGTACCTCTTTGCGCTGGCACGCTCGCTATCGGACGCGCCAACTTCGAGTCTCCACCCCGCGCAGCATCATTTCAAGGTGCGGTCGTGCTCTTATCGGCGTCAGCCGTCGTGCACCTCGTACGGAGACTCGTCGTCGTTGTGCTCGTCCGTGTGGTCAGGGCGTCTCTGTTGGGCTGGCTGGTCTGAGAACTCTCCGCCTTCGCGGCCGCCAAATGGTCGCCCGTGATCTGCAAACTCTGCACGGGCGAAGACAAGCGTCCACGGTCCTGCCGTAAATCGCGCGCCCTGTCGCAGGATCTCCGTGCGTGTGCCCTCGGTCGCTGTCGCCTCGGGATTGGCGTTCATGAGACCGTCTTCGATGAGCGTCAGTACATACTCGTCGTTCTCATCATGATGCACCGTTGCGTGCAACGGCGCTGCCCCGTCGATTCTGAGCTCGTTCGACTCAGCTGACCCAATGTTGACTATGTCGGTCGTGATGTCGTAAACGAAGCGGTCCGACTCGCTGGAAACACGAAGTCGTGGATTCCCGGCGCCCCAGCCTGAGTGGGTGGTTGCAGCGGATTCGTCTGCTGGCCCTGCGTCGTTCGATTCCATTGTGTGTCCTTTCTCAACCACATTCTCGGTGTCGAAACAAGCACGTCAGTCCCCACCATAGACGCAGCGCTGCTTCACGGTGCAGGTTCATCAGCATTCGGATTCTTTGAAGCGGTACTTGAAGGTTTGAGCGCGGATCGAATTCTCGGTTGATCGACCGCCTCGCCCGTCATTGCAGGCGAGGCGAAGCAACGACTCGTGGTTCCCCATTTGGGGGACTCGAAAATTGGCATGTTGCTCTGGAAATATTCAGCCTTGCTTTGCTACTGTTTATCAATCCGTTACCAAACGGCGCCCCCATTGCCTACTGGTAGCAACAGCTGTGCCCCCTAGCGAAGAAAGTCCGTCTGCCTGTGTGGAGTTGTGCCTCTGAAGAGAACGAGTCTGTTCTCGACCCCTCAGGCACCGCATCGACCCCTCACTCGGGAACAGCGTTCGAATCGCGTCGTGCGCGCCGGGACCGCGAGGCTCGAGAGGCTCTAGAGAGCGCGCGCTCCGCCGGTGTCGCCGACCTCGGCGATGCACTAACGGCCGCTGCTCCGGCGAACACCGAGTTTCTCTCTCGTCGCGAGCGCCGCCGAGCCGCACAGCGCACGACGGATGATCATTCCGAGACGCTGCCGAGCGCTCAGGCTCAGCCCACTGACGTGCAATTGACCCGTCGCTCGCGTCGTCGTGCACCGTCGCCCACATCGTGGCCGGCCGCTGCAGACAACGACGACGCTGATACGAGTGATGCGCCCCGCACCGTCGCCGCGCATGACGTCGCAGCTGAGACAATGGCGGAAGCGCCCGTCGACGTCGCAAGGTCATCAGCTGCGGCAAGGTCATCGGCTGCGGAGCGTGCGGCAGACTCTGAGGCCGAGGTCGTCGAGCCAGCGAATGCTGAGTCGGCAGAGCCTGAGTCAGTTGAGTCCGAGCCAGTCGAGGTCGTCGCTGAGATTGCGCCAGACGGCGTGCCGACGACGACAGAATCCTTCGAAGAGATCATTGCGGGTGCCTTCCCGATCGACGAATCTTCGGTTCCTGACGACGCACACAGCGACCCGGACGAAGCGCCCGTCGCGACCGAGCCCGCAACGGCCGACGCCGCAGACGATGCTCCCGCACCGCTCCGTGGTCGGCATGGGGCCTCGGAATCAGCACCCGTCGACGGCCCGCGCCCGCCGCGGTCGATTCGACGCCTTGCCGCCAAGACAATGAGCATCAGCGCTCTTCTCGCTGTCGGCCTCATGACCGTTGCAACCTCGGTGCCGGCAAACGCATTGCTCAGCGCAGACGACGTTCAGGCGCAGAAGCGTCAGTCGATCCAGCAGGAAACGTACGCTCCAGGGCATGCACAGTCACTCGTCAACACCGCGTCTGCCGACCTTGCTCTGCAACGCGACACCTACGGAGCTCTCTCAGTGACGCAGGCGGCGACCGAGCTCGGGATCAACCCCGAGAACACGTTCACGAACGACCCGAACGGCACAGTGCAATGGCCGTTCTCCGTCGGCGTGCACATCGGCAGCGGTTACGGCGCACGTCCCGGCTGTTCACTCGGCTGCTCGACGAACCACCTCGGCCAGGACTTTAACCCGGGCTACGGTGCTCCGATTCAGTCCATCGCCGACGGGGTCGTCGTCGAGTCGACCGACTCCGGCGGGGGCTTCGGCGTCAAGATCGTCATCGAGCACGTCATCGACGGACAGATGATTCACAGCCTGTACGGCCACATGGTGCCGGGATCGCGCACCGTTCAGGTCGGAGACCACGTCTCGGTCGGACAGATCATCGGCAAGACGGGCAACACGGGAATCTCCACCGGACCTCACATGCACTTCGAGATTCTCATCAACGGAACCAAGCACGTCGACCCGCTCGCGTGGCTCTACGAGAACACCAACTAGTCTCTCGATCAGCTCAACTTCCCGGCACAGTGGCCGGGTTTTTTACTGTCTAGCACCGTTTCCGAGGCACACGACAACGGCACCGCGTCGCCGAATGCGACGCGGTGCCGTTCCGTGGTGAGGCCTGGGCGGCTGCTACGGCGTCAGGAACCAGACGGTTGAGTCAGCGGAAACGACGCCCTCACGGGAGGGCGAGCTTTCGAGCGTGCGCGTTGCCGTGAGAAGCGACGCCGGCACATCAGCATCCTGATCACCCGTATTCGCGATGACCGTGACCGGGCCATTGGTGAACCACAGAACATTGTCATCGCCGGCATCATGCCACTCGATCGCGCCGAGCCCCAGCTGATGCGTGTTGCGAAGCCAGAGTGCCCGACTGTAGAGCTCGAGAGTCGAACCGGCCACACCGAGCTGGCTCGACCGCGCATACTCCGCCCAATCATCGGGCTGCGGCAGCCACGAGGCGCCCGTCGCGCTGAACCCGTAAGCGGGGGCATCGGCTTCCCACGGAATCGGCACGCGACAGCCGTCGCGACCGTAGCGCTCGCGATTTGTGCGAAACCACGTCGGGTCTTGCCGGGCAGCGTCGGGCAGGTCGATCGCCTCGGGAAGACCAAGCTCTTCGCCCTGGTACAGGTAGGCGCCTCCGGGAAGGGCGAGCATAAGGGCGGATGCTGCTCGCGCGCGAGCCAGGCCGATATCGCGGTTCGGGCGGTCGACGGTGGCGGGGCCGATGCCGTGGCCCTGGGGGTTCTCGTGCGTCAAAGCGAGCCGCGACGCGTGACGCACAACGTCATGATTTGACAGCACCCAGGTGCTCGGCGCGCCAACGGCAGAGAACGCGGCGATGGATTCGTCAATGATGCCGCGCAGCTCCGGCCCGCTCCACGGCGTCTCGAGGTATGGAAAGTTGAAGGCCTGCTGCATCTCATCTGGGCGCACCCACAGCGCCATCTTCTGCAGCGGGTCGACCCAGGCCTCGGCACACAGCACGCGCTGGCCGGTGTACTCCGCAAGCACCTGATTCCATTCGCGATAGATGTCGTGCACGCCATCTTGCCCCCAGTACGGAGCAAGAACGGCGGCGGAATCCGTCGTCCCCTGGCCGCCCATGCTGCCCGCGCTGCCTGGCGGGGTGAAGTCGGGCAGTCCATCGGCCTTGACGAGACCGTGCGCGACGTCGACCCGAAAACCGTCGACCCCGCGGTCGAGCCAGAATCGCAGCACGTCGCGGAACATGGACCGTACGTCAGAATTGCTCCAGTCAAAATCGGGCTGGCTCGCGTCGAACAGGTGCAGGTACCACTGGCCAGGGTTGCCGTGTGCGTCGACCGTGCGGGTCCATGCGGGGCCGCCGAACATGGATTCCCAATTGTTGGGCGCCTCATCGCCGTGCGGCCCGCGGCCATCTCGAAACATGTAGCGATCGCGTACGGGGGAGCCTGGCTGCGCTGCGAGGGCCTTCTGAAACCAGTCATGCTGATCGGACGAGTGGTTGGGAACGAGATCGATGATCACTCGGATGCCGCGTGAATGCGCAGCATCCGTCATCTCGTCAAAGTCGGCGAGCGTACCGAAAAGCGGGTCGACATCGCAGTAATCAGAGACGTCGTATCCCGCGTCTTTCTGCGGAGAAGTGAAGAACGGCGACAGCCAGATGGCGTCGATGCCGAGCTGCTTGAGCGAGTCGATGCGAGACGTGATGCCAGCGAGATCGCCCACGCCATCGCCGTTCGCATCGGCGAACGATCGAGGGTAGATCTGATAAATCACGGCGGAGCGCCACCATTCAGCGCCGACAGGGGCGTCTGTGGTGGTGAACGGCTCGTCTCGGGCGGGAGAGCTGGCTTGGGTCATGCCCAATACTGTACGACAGACTTTCCAATTTATGGAAACGCTTACTATGTGGATCATCACGAGAAGGTCACAATGACCCCATTATCCCGGGATATCGAGTTGTGTTTGTGACAGCACTCATGTAAAAGTGGAAGCGCTTGCATAGTGATGCGCGAGAAACCTCGGGGCACAGACGCAAGGTTTGACGGCCACATCGGCACAGCTAATGAAAGGCACACCAATGAGGGTGAAGACCAATCCGATTCTCGCCATCGGAGCGATGACCGCGGTAGCCGCGCTCGCGCTCACCGGATGCTCTGCCGGAGGCGGCGACGAGGGTAGCAAGAAGGAAGGCTCGACCACGCTCACCGTGTGGGTCGACGCCGACCGCGCTCCTGTTCTGAAAGACGTCGCTGCGGCATTCACAAAAGAGTCCGGAATCGCCGTGAAGCTGGTGCAGAAGGACTTCGGCAAGATTCAAGAGGAGTTCGTTCAGCAGGTTCCGACAGGCAAGGGCCCCGACATCACGATCGGCGCTCACGACTGGCTCGGCAACTTCGTGACCAACGGCGTTGTGCAGCCCATTGAGCTCGGCGACATTGCCGGCGACTTTCAGGACGTTGCCGTCACGGCGATGAGTTACGAGGGCAAGACCTACGGTCTGCCGTACTCCACCGAGAACATCGCGCTCCTGCGAAACACCGAGCTTGCCCCCGAGGCGCCGTCAACGTACGACGAGATGGTGCAGATGGGGACGGATGCCGGAACGGAATTTCCGTTCCTCGTGCAGGTGGGTGAAGAGAGCGATCCGTACCACCTCTACCCCTTCCAGACCTCCTTCGGCGCCCCGGTCTTCGGCACAAAAGATGATGGGAGCTACGACTCTGAGCAGCTGCTGCTCGGAAACGATGGCGGAATCGACTTCGCGAACTGGCTCGCCGAGCAAGGCAAGGCAGGGCTCCTCAAGACCACCGTCGACGGTGACATCGCCAAAGAGAAGTTCGTGAGCGGCGACTCACCGTTCCTCATCACCGGACCGTGGAACGTCGCGCCAGCACAGGATGCCGGCATCGACGTCGCCGTCGACGCAATCCCGAGCGCCGGTGGCGAAGCAGCACAGCCGTTCGTCGGCGTTCAGGGCTTCTTCGTCTCAGCGAAGAGCAAGAACGCTCTTGCCGCCAACGAGTTCCTCACCAACTACATCGGCACGAAAGACGTGCAGGTTGAGCTGTACAACGTCGGCAAGCGTCCGCCGGCACTAACCGCCGCGTTTGAAGAGGTCAGCTCCGACCCGACCACCGCGGCCTTTGGCGAGGTCGGCGCTGCGGGCGTGCCGATGCCGAACATTCCCGAGATGGGTTCCGTGTGGCAGTTCTGGGGCGTGACCGAGGCCGACATCATCAACGGCAAGGGCGATCCGGCCGAGCTGTGGACGACAATGACCTCCGACATTCGGAGCGCAATCGAAGGTTGACGTCAGTGCTGGTCGGGCGAAAGCCCGCCAGCACCGTGTCGACGTCACACCATCGCGGGGAGACATGAGCAGC
The Paramicrobacterium chengjingii DNA segment above includes these coding regions:
- a CDS encoding LysR family transcriptional regulator, with the protein product MLSLSRLRMLRELHRLGTLAEVARALSYTPSAVSQQLSQLERECRVPLLERVGRRVRLTDQALSLVAHTEEVLAQLERAEAELAAASPRVSGTLKVASFQTVVLSFAPTALTLMAGRCPEVDVEITQREVGPAFEGLLSHDFDLILGEEYPGMPDRVRDGIDRAELLSDPLRLVLPPTGILSARPQSLADLADAPWAFDPSGTMTGAWARAECRKAGFEPRVRFDTPDPLMHAHLVRTGHAVAFSPALIAAQHLGGTQIFGLPDDPHRTLFTAVRAGRSDHPAVRAFRECLAEAALTEEAPAPSLVLAPADRRA
- a CDS encoding type 1 glutamine amidotransferase domain-containing protein; translated protein: MSINAKKVAVLATNGFEDSELISPWEALVQAGAVPTMVSPNPDVITGKNGHAQTVDMLVREAKALDFDALVLPGGVVNADDLRMDHDAVAFARGFFVEHKPVGVICHGAWILADADVLGGRTLTSYPSLRTDLTNAGATWVDQEVVVDNGLVSSRTPDDLPAFNDALVEEIGEGQHRGQTT
- a CDS encoding M23 family metallopeptidase: MWSCASEENESVLDPSGTASTPHSGTAFESRRARRDREAREALESARSAGVADLGDALTAAAPANTEFLSRRERRRAAQRTTDDHSETLPSAQAQPTDVQLTRRSRRRAPSPTSWPAAADNDDADTSDAPRTVAAHDVAAETMAEAPVDVARSSAAARSSAAERAADSEAEVVEPANAESAEPESVESEPVEVVAEIAPDGVPTTTESFEEIIAGAFPIDESSVPDDAHSDPDEAPVATEPATADAADDAPAPLRGRHGASESAPVDGPRPPRSIRRLAAKTMSISALLAVGLMTVATSVPANALLSADDVQAQKRQSIQQETYAPGHAQSLVNTASADLALQRDTYGALSVTQAATELGINPENTFTNDPNGTVQWPFSVGVHIGSGYGARPGCSLGCSTNHLGQDFNPGYGAPIQSIADGVVVESTDSGGGFGVKIVIEHVIDGQMIHSLYGHMVPGSRTVQVGDHVSVGQIIGKTGNTGISTGPHMHFEILINGTKHVDPLAWLYENTN
- a CDS encoding glycoside hydrolase family 13 protein; this encodes MTQASSPARDEPFTTTDAPVGAEWWRSAVIYQIYPRSFADANGDGVGDLAGITSRIDSLKQLGIDAIWLSPFFTSPQKDAGYDVSDYCDVDPLFGTLADFDEMTDAAHSRGIRVIIDLVPNHSSDQHDWFQKALAAQPGSPVRDRYMFRDGRGPHGDEAPNNWESMFGGPAWTRTVDAHGNPGQWYLHLFDASQPDFDWSNSDVRSMFRDVLRFWLDRGVDGFRVDVAHGLVKADGLPDFTPPGSAGSMGGQGTTDSAAVLAPYWGQDGVHDIYREWNQVLAEYTGQRVLCAEAWVDPLQKMALWVRPDEMQQAFNFPYLETPWSGPELRGIIDESIAAFSAVGAPSTWVLSNHDVVRHASRLALTHENPQGHGIGPATVDRPNRDIGLARARAASALMLALPGGAYLYQGEELGLPEAIDLPDAARQDPTWFRTNRERYGRDGCRVPIPWEADAPAYGFSATGASWLPQPDDWAEYARSSQLGVAGSTLELYSRALWLRNTHQLGLGAIEWHDAGDDNVLWFTNGPVTVIANTGDQDADVPASLLTATRTLESSPSREGVVSADSTVWFLTP
- a CDS encoding sugar ABC transporter substrate-binding protein, with the protein product MRVKTNPILAIGAMTAVAALALTGCSAGGGDEGSKKEGSTTLTVWVDADRAPVLKDVAAAFTKESGIAVKLVQKDFGKIQEEFVQQVPTGKGPDITIGAHDWLGNFVTNGVVQPIELGDIAGDFQDVAVTAMSYEGKTYGLPYSTENIALLRNTELAPEAPSTYDEMVQMGTDAGTEFPFLVQVGEESDPYHLYPFQTSFGAPVFGTKDDGSYDSEQLLLGNDGGIDFANWLAEQGKAGLLKTTVDGDIAKEKFVSGDSPFLITGPWNVAPAQDAGIDVAVDAIPSAGGEAAQPFVGVQGFFVSAKSKNALAANEFLTNYIGTKDVQVELYNVGKRPPALTAAFEEVSSDPTTAAFGEVGAAGVPMPNIPEMGSVWQFWGVTEADIINGKGDPAELWTTMTSDIRSAIEG